A section of the Oryza sativa Japonica Group chromosome 1, ASM3414082v1 genome encodes:
- the LOC107280785 gene encoding uncharacterized protein translates to MKKGETDSIYLQPNNLISTIYVTLYHVLREEDSRVFLLLNGGDVPKGRSLSVVCVAAAGEAELYTMAVSGGAPGALSLSASGSVPRVRRWVRYPTGGFLFVPDAYWRASGGSVSVTVHVKKLPPPELEEDTTAA, encoded by the exons ATGAAGAAAG GAGAAACAGATTCTATATATCTACAGCCCAACAACCTTATCTCAACCATATATGTTACATTATATCACGTGCTGCGGGAGGAGGACTCGCGCGTGTTCCTGCTGCtcaacggcggcgacgtcccCAAGGGGAGGTCGCTGTCGGTGGTGTGCGTcgccgcggcgggggaggcCGAGCTTTACACCAtggcggtgagcggcggcgcgccgggcgcGCTCTCGCTGTCGGCGTCCGGGAGCGTGCCGCGCGTCCGGCGGTGGGTGAGGTACCCGACGGGGGGTTTCCTGTTCGTGCCGGACGCCTACTGGCGCGCCTCCGGCGGCAGCGTCTCCGTCACCGTCCACGTCAAGAagctgccgccgcccgagctcgaGGAGGACACCACCGCGGCATAA
- the LOC107275721 gene encoding uncharacterized protein: MADPRPPPCVLLERVVRFVEAAGLTSGGASRDADVAATIEAGGWSWSRVQMMGSAEEMERRMAPSVKPVAFLADPPQASSLHMLLPPPARTTLLGIGEISGTHKGIVVIYAHRCYLLYDASNNHLTAIPPVPDSVFVPLGRSAVLVSAAGADDDDYILADIVTSCSRRGINPALPKATIFARVKNGGEWIQSSIPHLPLPPHLCGPTYFFHIDTAFSFAGTIFWVDLLKGILICDEILSSPQGPRLVFVPLRHCIDAHDKPRHCFSPDGHRSIGRVSGAIKFLALIGYCEEASCPANEVKLKTWSLSPDFKHWKEETTLTVGDIWASESFNQMGLPHVLPFSPLLGVNEDGIMYAVLNHVKEEPIPRLNEFGDSLGIQLVPKANYMIRFDMLQNKVLSSTKISKKPTFRWFTMTFLASDFSAYLQDRQNAEAAGKVPA, from the exons ATGGCAGACCCCAGGCCTCCTCCCTGTGTGTTGCTGGAACGCGTGGTGCGTTTCGTGGAAGCAGCAGGGTTAACCAGCGGTGGCGCGAGCAGAGACGCAGATGTTGCGGCCACAATCGAGGCCGGCGGATGGAGCTGGAGTAGAGTGCAGATGATGGGTTCcgcggaggagatggagcggcgCATGGCGCCGTCCGTGAAACCCGTCGCCTTCCTCGCCGACCCACCTCAAGCAAGCAGCCTGCacatgctgctgccgccgccggctagAACGACTCTGCTTGGGATCGGCGAGATCTCCGGCACCCACAAGGGCATCGTCGTCATCTACGCCCATCGATGCTACCTCCTCTACGACGCCTCCAACAACCACCTCACCGCTATCCCCCCAGTTCCGGATTCGGTCTTCGTTCCCCTCGGTCGCAGCGCTGtcctcgtctccgccgccggcgccgatgaTGATGATTACATCCTCGCCGACATCGTCACCTCCTGCTCCCGTAGAGGGATCAACCCCGCGCTCCCCAAGGCCACCATCTTCGCGCGGGTCAAGAACGGCGGCGAGTGGATCCAGTCGTCGATTCctcacctccctctccctccacaTCTCTGTGGCCCGACCTACTTCTTCCACATCGACACGGCCTTCTCCTTCGCCGGCACCATCTTCTGGGTTGATCTCCTCAAGGGCATCTTGATTTGCGACGAAATCTTGTCATCACCGCAAGGCCCCAGGCTAGTGTTCGTCCCGTTGCGACACTGCATCGACGCCCACGACAAGCCCCGCCATTGCTTCAGCCCAGATGGACACCGTTCCATCGGCCGCGTCTCTGGTGCCATCAAGTTCCTCGCCTTGATCGGCTACTGCGAAGAAGCTTCTTGTCCCGCCAACGAGGTGAAGCTCAAGACATGGTCACTGTCCCCAGATTTCAAGCACTGGAAGGAGGAAACGACATTGACTGTCGGAGACATCTGGGCGAGCGAGAGCTTCAACCAGATGGGGTTGCCACATGTTCtgcccttctcccctctcctcggcGTCAACGAAGATGGCATCATGTATGCCGTCCTAAATCATGTCAAGGAGGAACCAATACCGCGACTCAATGAGTTCGGGGATAGTCTTGGGATTCAGCTGGTTCCCAAAGCAAATTATATGATCCGCTTCGACATGCTGCAGAACAAGGTCCTGTCCTCCACCAAGATTTCTAAAAAGCCCACCTTTCGGTGGTTTACAATGACCTTCCTTGCTTCTGACTTCAGTGCATACCTACAAGATCGCCAG AATGCTGAAGCAGCAGGCAAGGTTCCTGCGTAA